In Methanococcoides sp. LMO-2, a single window of DNA contains:
- a CDS encoding TRAM domain-containing protein, producing the protein MESTAPVEAGETYDVTIEDIAREGDGIARVSGFVIFVPGTSVGDEVTIKVTKVMRKFAFGEVAE; encoded by the coding sequence ATGGAATCAACTGCACCAGTAGAAGCTGGTGAAACATACGACGTAACAATTGAAGATATCGCAAGGGAAGGAGACGGCATCGCAAGAGTAAGCGGATTCGTCATCTTTGTACCTGGCACCTCCGTCGGCGACGAAGTTACCATCAAGGTAACCAAAGTAATGCGCAAGTTCGCTTTCGGCGAAGTAGCTGAGTAA
- a CDS encoding dihydropteroate synthase-like protein — MEILVATGKLAENTVRFSVVDNADVLVLDIEVAAFLTPHRLLSELKKQQKKYDVIFVPGLCSGDFSLVAEELGCKIYLGPKHAYDLSNVLRFVGEMEFSLEVPACELLTDVWRDIALETLAEIEKDAEPIMMLGSVKLGGGSRMKVMAEVVDATGFGEDELSGRIASFIKKGADIIDLGASLTASPDDIRRAVRTAREVSTVPISIDTLEPALIRAALEEGVDLVLSLNSSNIDAVAGEVAGADVAAVVIPDAGEGFESLVANIDAARSAGISNIIADPVLDPIGHGITGSIVRYSRFHGKYPDIPVFFGVGNVTELIDADSVGVNATLCGIAVDVGSCILFTPEFSEKTRGTISELNTAASMMILAKERGSSPKDLGIDLLRLKEKRRRPEVEVPEKHVVAQKFAGWTLDPLGPFRIGISADDNGGVIVAQHEKATIVGKSARDIMDTIMRMELISKVDHASYLGCELEKAEIALRLGRSYSQDDDI, encoded by the coding sequence ATGGAAATCCTGGTCGCAACAGGCAAGCTTGCAGAGAATACCGTTCGTTTCTCTGTAGTTGACAACGCCGATGTTCTTGTTCTGGATATTGAAGTAGCTGCCTTTCTAACTCCTCACAGGCTGCTCTCTGAACTAAAAAAGCAGCAGAAGAAGTATGATGTGATCTTTGTACCTGGCCTTTGTTCCGGGGATTTTTCACTGGTTGCAGAGGAACTGGGGTGCAAGATATACCTGGGCCCCAAACATGCTTATGATCTTAGCAATGTGCTCCGCTTTGTTGGTGAAATGGAATTCTCTCTGGAGGTTCCGGCATGCGAGCTTCTAACTGATGTGTGGAGGGACATTGCCCTGGAAACCCTTGCTGAGATCGAGAAGGACGCTGAACCTATCATGATGCTTGGAAGTGTAAAGCTTGGTGGCGGCTCGCGGATGAAGGTGATGGCTGAAGTAGTGGATGCAACCGGTTTTGGTGAGGATGAGCTTTCCGGGAGGATTGCTTCCTTTATTAAAAAAGGTGCAGACATAATCGATCTTGGTGCTTCCCTGACTGCATCTCCTGATGATATAAGGAGGGCTGTCCGCACAGCCCGTGAGGTTTCAACTGTTCCCATAAGCATTGATACGCTGGAACCTGCGTTAATCAGGGCTGCACTGGAAGAAGGTGTTGATCTTGTGCTGAGTTTGAATTCCAGCAATATTGATGCTGTTGCAGGGGAAGTCGCGGGTGCCGATGTTGCAGCGGTTGTGATCCCCGATGCAGGGGAGGGCTTTGAGAGCCTGGTTGCAAATATTGATGCCGCCAGGTCTGCAGGCATTAGCAATATAATCGCAGATCCTGTGCTCGATCCGATCGGTCATGGGATAACCGGATCCATTGTAAGATATTCCAGGTTCCATGGAAAGTATCCGGATATACCTGTCTTCTTTGGTGTGGGTAATGTTACTGAACTGATCGATGCAGATTCCGTGGGTGTCAATGCAACTCTGTGTGGCATTGCTGTAGATGTGGGTTCATGTATCCTGTTCACGCCGGAGTTCAGTGAAAAGACACGTGGTACCATAAGCGAGCTGAACACAGCGGCCAGCATGATGATACTGGCAAAGGAGAGGGGAAGTTCCCCGAAGGATCTTGGGATCGATCTTCTTCGTCTTAAGGAGAAACGCCGCCGTCCGGAAGTCGAGGTGCCGGAGAAGCATGTGGTGGCACAGAAGTTTGCGGGTTGGACTCTTGATCCACTTGGTCCTTTCAGGATCGGGATATCTGCAGACGACAATGGTGGTGTTATCGTCGCACAGCATGAGAAGGCGACCATTGTGGGAAAGAGTGCAAGGGATATAATGGACACTATTATGAGGATGGAGCTCATATCAAAGGTGGACCATGCATCTTATCTGGGATGCGAGCTTGAAAAAGCTGAAATAGCCCTTCGTCTTGGAAGGAGCTATTCACAGGATGATGATATTTGA
- the ftsZ gene encoding cell division protein FtsZ, with protein MQSIVQEALKHSEKEREYRQSVSADDQFEGFGMPRITIVGCGGAGNNTINRLYNIGIEGAETIAINTDKQHLDHIRADKKILVGKTLTRGLGAGGYPEVGAKAAELARGTLEEIFKESDLVFVTAGMGGGTGTGVAPVVAEIAKEQGAIVVGMVSSPFRVERARTVKAEEGLEDFRRAADTVIVLDNNRLLDYVPNLPIEQAFSVMDQLIAETVKGITETITQPSLINLDYADIRAIMGCGGVAVMLVGDSKNQDKSNDVVRTALNHPLLDVDYRGATGSLVHITGGPDLSLKEAEEIAASLTYELSPNANVIWGARIRDDYEGKVRVMAIMTGVQSAQVLGPQFQSGIVENTSTNTNTNTRSSSFSRAERGRRTVVEPIGSQGSHGGSIIDIIQ; from the coding sequence GTGCAGTCTATAGTACAGGAAGCATTAAAACACTCAGAAAAAGAAAGAGAGTACAGACAGTCAGTATCAGCAGACGACCAGTTTGAAGGATTCGGAATGCCTCGGATCACCATCGTTGGTTGTGGCGGTGCTGGAAACAACACCATCAACCGATTGTACAACATCGGTATCGAAGGTGCAGAGACTATTGCTATTAATACCGATAAACAGCATCTGGATCACATCCGTGCTGACAAGAAGATCCTTGTCGGTAAGACCCTTACAAGAGGTCTTGGTGCTGGCGGTTATCCTGAAGTTGGTGCAAAAGCTGCAGAGCTTGCACGCGGTACCCTTGAAGAGATCTTCAAGGAAAGTGACCTTGTTTTCGTAACAGCTGGTATGGGTGGAGGAACCGGTACCGGTGTAGCACCTGTTGTTGCAGAGATCGCAAAGGAACAGGGAGCTATCGTAGTAGGTATGGTGTCCAGTCCGTTCAGGGTAGAGCGCGCACGTACCGTAAAGGCAGAAGAAGGTCTTGAGGACTTCCGCAGGGCAGCTGACACAGTTATCGTTCTTGACAACAACAGGCTTCTTGATTACGTTCCAAACCTGCCTATCGAGCAGGCATTCTCCGTTATGGACCAGCTTATCGCTGAGACCGTAAAAGGAATCACTGAGACTATCACACAGCCATCTCTTATCAACCTTGACTACGCAGATATCCGTGCTATCATGGGCTGCGGTGGCGTTGCTGTCATGCTTGTTGGAGACAGCAAGAATCAGGACAAGAGCAACGATGTTGTTCGCACAGCACTCAATCACCCACTCCTTGATGTTGACTACAGAGGTGCAACAGGCAGCCTTGTACACATCACAGGAGGTCCAGACCTTAGCCTGAAGGAAGCAGAAGAGATCGCAGCATCCCTTACCTATGAGCTTTCACCAAATGCAAATGTCATCTGGGGAGCACGTATCAGGGACGATTACGAAGGAAAGGTACGTGTCATGGCTATCATGACCGGTGTGCAGTCTGCACAGGTACTTGGTCCTCAGTTCCAATCAGGTATTGTTGAGAACACATCAACAAACACAAACACCAACACGAGGTCCTCCTCTTTTTCTCGGGCCGAGCGGGGACGAAGAACGGTCGTTGAACCGATCGGTTCCCAGGGATCACACGGTGGTTCCATAATTGACATAATTCAGTAA
- a CDS encoding AIM24 family protein, which produces MGRYSIEEFIDQTGQRDLGEGLFELERDRMLELNLNGRVWTKRGSMIAYLGDVKFTREGVLEHGVGKMLKKAVTGEGVSLTKAEGRGKVYLADEGKKISILKLDNDSIFVNGNDLLAFEDGINWDIKIMKKVTGMLAGGLFNVKLEGSGMVAITTHYDPLTLQVTKDRPVFTDPNATVAWSGNLKPDLKTDVSLKTFVGRSSGESVQMAFKGEGFVVIQPYEELPFQTAPPA; this is translated from the coding sequence ATGGGAAGATATTCAATAGAAGAATTTATCGATCAGACTGGCCAGAGAGACCTAGGAGAAGGATTATTCGAACTTGAAAGGGACAGGATGCTTGAGCTTAATCTCAATGGCAGGGTCTGGACAAAACGCGGTTCAATGATCGCCTACCTTGGCGATGTAAAGTTCACAAGGGAAGGGGTTCTCGAACACGGTGTTGGCAAGATGCTGAAAAAAGCAGTCACTGGAGAGGGAGTCAGCCTTACCAAAGCAGAAGGAAGGGGAAAAGTATACCTTGCTGACGAAGGTAAGAAGATCTCTATCCTCAAACTGGACAATGATTCCATCTTTGTCAACGGCAATGACCTGCTTGCATTTGAAGACGGGATAAACTGGGACATCAAGATAATGAAGAAGGTCACTGGAATGCTTGCCGGAGGACTTTTCAACGTCAAACTTGAGGGAAGCGGAATGGTTGCCATCACTACACACTATGACCCACTTACACTCCAGGTGACAAAGGACAGACCGGTATTCACCGACCCTAACGCAACGGTCGCATGGTCAGGAAATCTTAAGCCGGACCTTAAAACAGACGTCTCCCTGAAGACATTTGTCGGACGATCAAGCGGAGAAAGTGTACAGATGGCCTTTAAAGGCGAAGGATTTGTCGTGATACAGCCATACGAGGAATTACCATTCCAGACGGCACCTCCGGCCTGA